CGTGTATCCACGCCATTTTTTCAAAATATGATCAGCAAGATCAATGAGGCGTTTTTCATCTTTACTCTGAATACGGATCACAGATAATGGCCAGTGAACGATTCCTGCTTTGACATCTTCATATCCTGGGATTGTAAATTCTTTTTCAATCTCTGCTCGTTCCATAGCAAATTCATAATGACCGCCTTGGAAATGATCGTGTGTTAAGATAGAACCTCCAACGATCGGAAGATCGGCATTCGATCCAAGGAAATAATGAGGAAACTGTTTTACAAAATCAAATAGTTTTGTAAATGCTGCCCGATCGATCTTCATTGGTACATGCTGTCCATTAAATACGATACAATGCTCATTGTAGTATACATATGGAGAATACTGGAATCCCCATTTTCTGTCATTGATCGTAAGCGGTATGATCCTGTGATTCTGTCTTGCAGGGTGATTCATTCTTCCTGCATATCCTTCATTTTCCATGCAAAGCTGACACTTTGGATAAGAACTTTGCTTTGCATTTTTCGCTGCTGCGATCGCTTTCGGATCTTTCTCTGGTTTGGAGAGATTGATCGTGATATCAATATCTCCATATGGACTATTTACTTTCCATTTCATATCTTTTTTGACGCGGTCTCTTCGGATATAGTTGGTATCCTGGCTGAATTCATAGAAAAACTCTGTTGCTTTCTTTGGACTCTCTTCATAATAGGTACGGAATTCTTTGATGACCTGGCTTGGTTTTGGTGTCAGGATTCCCATTAATTTTGTGTCAAATAAATCTCTTGTCACGATATCATCACTTTTGATGATATAGCGGTCATAAGCTGTATCTGTCAAACGATCTAAAATCTCTGGCAGGATGATTTCTTCTCCTTCAATATCAGGATCTTCATATTCATCTAATCGAAACACTTCCAGATATTGATTGATCGTATAGATTTCATCTTCTGGCATGATCAGTTTTTTATCAAGTCCATATGTTACAAGTTTTTTGATATCTTTTTGTAAATCCATCTTATTCCACCTCAAATCGATATGTTGTTACTGCTTCGTATTCTTCGCCTTTTCTTAAAATTACCTTTGGTTCTTTTTCTATATGTATGGAGTTTGGTAAGAACTGGGCTTCTAAGGCAACACCATCTCTGTTTTCATATGGTTTCCCACCTTTTCCATTACATCCGCCAGACAGGAAGTTTCCTGTGTATACCTGAATGCATGGAAGTGTTGTTGTCATCGTCATTTTTCTTCCAGTTTCTTTGTCATATAGAACTAACTGGTCATCTTCATCTTTTACCATAAAAGAATGATCATAACCTCCGGCAAGTTTTAACTGTTCATGATCATCGTTGATCCGCTCTCCGATCTCATGAAATTCTTTAAAGTCAAATGGTGTGTTTTCTATCTTTAAAAATGTTCCATTGGCAAGACAGTTTTCATCAACACATGCAATCTCATCCGCTTTTACCTTTAACTGATGATGATAAATTTTATCTTTTCCAGCAGATAAATTAAAGTAAGAATGATTTGTGATATTGATCAGTGTATCCTGATCGGATACTGCTTCATATTCCATTTTTAATGTATTATCGCATAAACGATACACAACTTTCAGATAAAGATTTCCCGGATATCCTTCTTCCATATCTGGTGAGAGATAGATAAAACGGATTCCATCTTCCAACAATTCATATTTAAATATCTTTTGATTAAATCCTTTGATTCCTCCATGGAGAGAATTCTTTCCATTGTTTGCTGCCAATTCGTATGTCTTTCCATTTAATTCAAACTTTGCATCTCCGATACGATTTGCAACACGTCCGGCGATCGCTCCCATGTAACTTCCATCTCCATGCCAACAATCTTCCACATTCTCAAATCCAAGAACAACATCCCCAAAGTTTCCTTCTCTGTCTTTTGTAAATACAGATAATACATGACATCCAAGGTTACTTGTGATCACTTTGATCTCATCATTTTTTAATTCGAATAAGCAGACTCCGTTATCTCTTTGTTCTATCATTCTTACTTTCATCATCTTATAATACCTTCATTCCTCCGTATGGACGTACTTTTAAGACATGACATGCTCCTTCACCAAATACATGTTCCATGTTCTTTTTGTACATACTAACAATATCATTTGGCACAAACGCCTGAATCGTTCCTGCAAATCCTCCGCCATGAACTCGGCTGACTCCTTTATCACCTAATGAAATATCACTGATCGCCAATCCGATCGATACACTCTGATTTGTCAGGTCATGGCTTGAATATACATTTTGTAAATATTTAAAGGATGAATCACCAGATTCTTTGATCAATTTCTTAAATGTATCAAAATCTCCTTCTTCTAAAGCTTTTACCTGCTGATCTACACGTTTATTTTCCTCAAATAAATGCATTGCACGAAGAACTGCTCTATCTCCTAAGATTTCTCTGATCTTTGGTAGATTTAAGTAAAAATCATCTTTATCAACTTCTCTTAATGCTTCCTGATTAAAGTAATTGGCAACTTTCTTCATTTCGTATGGAATTGCTGCATAATCATCTGTTAAATCTGCATGAGATCCTTTTGTATCCACAATGCATAAGCTGTGTCCATATTCTTCAAAATCCACTTCAACCTTTTTGATCTTTGGACTTTGAGGATCTTCAAAATCAATATTGATCAGACCTCCAATGGAAGATGCCATCTGATCCATCAATCCACATGGTTTTCCAAAGTATACATTCTCTGCATACTGTCCGGCCTGCGCCAAAAATACAGGATCGATCTTCATATCGTTATATAACCCAGATAAAATATTTCCGATCAATACTTCAAATGCAGCAGAAGATGACATTCCAGCCCCATTTAATACATCACTTGTTACATAAGCTTCAAATCCACCGATTTTATATCCTTCTTCTTTTAATTTAGAAGCAACTCCCTGAATCAGTGCCTGTGATGTTCCTTTTTCTGCTTTGGCTGGGTCAAAAGAACTAAGACTTACTATGATTCTTTCATATCCTTCTGATTTCAGATCGATCACATCGTCATCTCTTTTTGCAACGATTGCGATCGCATCCAAGTTAATGGAAGTTGCAAGAACTTTTCCAAACTGATGGTCTGTGTGGTTTCCTCCTACTTCACTTCTTCCTGGAGCACTATAGATTTCTACTTCTTTTTCTCCATAAATATCTTTAAAGGATTCTAATGCTTTGATATAACGTTCCTGCTGATATGCAAGAACACTTTCATCTACATAGATATCTTTTAATAACTGATCATATTTCCCTTCTTTAAAAGCTTCTTCTAATTTTTTAATACTGTTCGGCATTGCGATTTGCTCTCCTTTCTTCGATTGTCTGAATAACTTTCTTCATGAAACTGTCATCCAAATGATAGGCTTTTTTATAAACTACATAGGCTACAAGCATGGACACCGCTGGGATCGCACACATTAAAAATCGAATAGAATTTAATGTTAATGCAGACTGTACTGCGTTTGGATTTGGAATATATCCTGTACGTTCCAGTGCAAATCCAATGAAAAGTGATGTTAAAGCCGCTGTGAATTTTACGATCAATGTCTGTAAAGAGAATACAACGGATTCATTTCTTGTTCCCAGTTTGTACTCACCATAGTCAACGACATCAGATAAGAATACTGTCGCACATCCAAGTTCTAATCCTGTTCCTGTCTTTACGATCACTCCTGCAACTGCTGTTAATACGATATTCTGTGGGCATACAAATCCAACGACTAATAATAATGCTAAACCAATAAATGGTAAAATACATGCCAGTAAAAATGATGTATGTCTGGATAATTTCTTTGCTACTTCTGGGAAGATGATCAACCCAACAACTTCTGCGATAGATGCGCTGATCATGAAGGCTGATAACATGTTGGCATTTCCACATACATATGTAAAGTAGTAAACTGCAACACCCATGATAAACTGAATTCCTACATTATATAAAAGAATCAGTCCTACAGCTGACTGTAACTGGTCATTTTTCTTAATGATTGAGAATACATCTTTGAAAGAAATCTTCTCACTTGGTGCATTGTTTTCTTTGACTTTCAGGTTACAAACTGCAACACCGATCGTAAGAATAAATGTTCCTGCAATAATCATAGCAAAACGATGATATCCGATATATCCTCCACCTAATGCTGCAATGATCTGAACACCGAATCCTGCGATGACTAATGACTGTCCAATGCTTGCGAAAATTCTAGGTAAAACGGAAACAACTTCTCGTTCGTGTGGATCTGATGTAAGGTTTGGAATTACAGACCAGTATGGAATATCCATAATCGTATAAGTCATTCCCCATAATACATAGATCACTGCAACGAAGATGCAAAGTGAAGTTCCTGTTAATTTAAAGTCAGTAAATAATACGACAAACACAACGGAATTGACTAAAGTTCCGATCACTAGCCATGGTACGAATTTTCCAAAGCGTGATCTTGTGTTATCTACGATCATTCCCATAAACAGATCGTTAAATGCATCCCAAAGTTTTGCTACGAAGAAAACGATTCCTACAAACCCCGGTGATACTTTCAATACATCCGTAAAGTAGATCATAGCGAATGTCGCCATCATTCCATAAATTAAATCTTTTCCCAATGCTCCAAATGCAAAAGTATATTTTACTCTGCCTGGAACCTTTCCATTAGTTGTTCCCATTTTTCTTTCCTCCTGTTTTTAGTAAACTGTCTTTGATACTTGTATAGTAAAACTTTTTAGTAAAATTGTCAATATATTTTTACTAAATTTTTTACTTTTATTTTACTAAATTTACTTTTGTGCTTTTCTCTGTTATAATGAGATAAATTAATATTTATGAGAAAGGATTTTATCTCCATGGCAACAATCAAAGACATTGCACAGAAAGCATCTGTTTCTGCTGCAACTGTATCAAGAATTTTAAACCAAGACGATACCCTGAGTGTAACCGACGAAACAAAACAGCGCGTTTTAAAGGTTGCCCAGGAATTAAATTATACAAAGCATCTAAAAAATACCGTTGAAAAATCGATTTCTATCGGTATCTTTCAATGGTATTCTGTCTTTCAGGAACTGGAAGATCCTTATTATCAGGCAATCCGTGTCGGTATTGAAAAATATTGTGCCGATCATAATATCCACGTTGTCCGTGCTTTCCAGAGCGATTGCAATTATCCTGACACACTCAAGGATCTTCAAGGTCTGATTTGTATTGGTAAATTTAATAAATCTCAGATTAAGTCTTTTCAAAAACTTAATTCCAACACTATTTTTGTTGATATGAAGACACCAAAGATTTATTGTGATACGATCAATCTTGATTTCCAACAGGCAGTTACTGAAGCATTAGATTATTTGTATGATCTTGGCCATCGAAAGATTGCTTATCTTGGCGGGAAGGAAGTTCTCGCTGATAACAGTGTATATTTTGAAGAACGTAAAGATACCTTCATCAACTTCTGCCAGGAACATTCCATTGACCATAAATCTTTTATTTATGAGGGAGATTATTCTGCTGAATCCGGATATAACATGACAAAACAAATGATTGCTGATGGCGACCTTCCAACCGCTATTTTCTCTGCCAGTGATCCTCTTGCAATCGGTGCAATGCGTGCTTTATATGAGAATGGTTATAAAATTCCAGATGATATATCCATCATTGGTTTTGATGATATCAGCGTTGCAAGTTTTTCAAACCCTCCGCTGACAACGATTCATACACCGGCTGAATTTATGGGAGAATATGCTGCTCATTATATTTTACTTCGGACAAAAGAAGATTCTCTGGAGCAGCAGACTCCGATTCGTCTGACACTTCCATGTAATCTTATTGTCCGTAACTCTTGTGCTGCTCCGCGCAAACAGTCATAATATTTAGTAATATTTTTACTTGTTTTTCTAAGCATAGAAAAAACTGCATGCTAACCGCATGCAGTTTTTCCCAAGAAGGAGTAAAAAGTTAATAGGTAAAATTTATTTATGAAAATGGATTCTCAGTCTTATAAAGCATATTCTTTGGCTGATTAAATCCAATCTCATCGACATCAACACCAATGTATTTGAATACTTCATATAAAGTTTTTCCAAAATGACCAAAAGCAACAGCTCCATGGTGTGGGAAATTCTTTTCGATCAGTACATGGCGGTAAAATCTTCCCATTTCTGGGATAGCAAATACACCAATAGATCCGAAAGATCTTGTTGCTACTGGAAGAATTTCTCCTTGTGCAACGTATGCTCTTAATTTTGTATCTGCTGTACTTTGTAAACGGAAGAATGTAATATCTCCTGGCGCGATATCACCTTCTAATGTTCCCTGTGTCACTTCTTCCGGTAATGTTCTTGCCATGATCTTCTGATATTTCATCTCACAGAAAGATAATTTAGATTTTGCTGTGTTTCCACAATGGAATCCCATAAATGTATCTTTTTGTGTATAGTCATAGTTATCTTTAATTTCTTCATTATACATATCTGCTGGTACGGAGTTGTTGATATCTAATAATGTCACAGCATCCTGACTTACAACCGTTCCAATAAATTCGCTTAATGCACCATAGATATCTACTTCACAGGATACTGGAATTCCCTGTGCTGCCAAACGACTGTTTACATAACATGGTACAAATCCAAACTGAGTCTGGAATGCTGGCCAGCATTTTCCGGCAATTGTTACATATTTTCTGTAACCTTTATGATCCCTGATCCAGTCTTTTAATGTCAGTTCATACTGTGCAAGCTTGGAAAGAATCTCTGGTTTTTTATTTCCTGCACCCAGTTCTTCTTCCATTTCTTTTATGATTGCAGGAATTCTTTCATCCCCTTCATGCTGATTAAATGCTTCAAATAAATCTAATTCTGAGTTTTCTTCAATTTCGATTCCAAGATCATATAATGGTTTGATCGGTGCATTACATGCAAGGAAATTCAGTGGTCTTGGTCCAAAACTTATGATCTTCAATTCACTTAATGCTTTTACTGTTCTTGCGATTGGCAAAAATTCATGGATCATATCTGCACATTCTTCTGCTGTTCCTACTGGATATTCAGGAATATATGCTTTTATATTTCTTAATTTCAGATTATAACTTGCATTTAACATTCCACAATATGCATCTCCTCTTCCATCTAAGAGGTTATCACCACTTTCCTCAGCTGCTGCCACAAACATCTTTGGTCCATCAAAGTGTTTTGCAAGAAGTGTTTCTGAGATTTCTGGTCCAAAGTTTCCAAGATAAACAACTAATGCATCACATCCTGCTTTTTTAATATCTTCTAATGCCTGTACCATGTGAATCTCACTCTCCACGATACAGACTGGACATTCATAAATGTCCTCAGGATCATATTTTTCTTTATATGCTTTTATCAATGCTTCTCTTCTTGTAACTGATAAACTTTCTGGGAAGCAGTCACGACTGACTGCTACGATCCCGATCTTTGTTTTTGGCATATTATTCATATTGTTTTCCTCCTTTAATACATCAACCAAATATAACTATCTACTTTTCATTACCTTGTGCAAGACGCTTCTCACGAATTGATTTAAATACACTCTGTAAGATTACGAAGAAGCAAAGAAGTAATGCGATCACGATTCTTGTCCACCAGGATGATAATGTTCCCTGGAATGTAATGATCGTTTCAATGATACCCTTGATCAGTGATCCAAATAGTGATCCTACGACAGTTCCAACACCTCCTGTTAAAAGTGTTCCACCAATAACTGCTGCTGCGATCGCATCCATCTCAAATCCTCTGGCCTGCTCTACGAATCCACCACAAGAGTTTAAGCAGAAAGCAAATCCAGCTAATGATGCTAAAAATCCATTTAACACATAAACTTTTAATTTTGTAACTTTAGGATTTAATCCCATTAATAATGCAGACTGTTCATTTCCACCTACTGCAAATACGGCACGTCCAAATTTTGTGTATCGAAGGATCACAAAGGAAATCGCTACAACCAATAATGCAATGACAACACTTAGGTAGATATAAGGATGCATTGCAACTCCTCGGTTGTTGTAATATGTAATAAATCCAAAATAAATTCGATAGTTTGCAAGACTTAAAAATGTTGGATTTTCAATACTGATCATATCGGAACTAATCAATGCTGTAAGACCTCTGGCAAAGAACATTCCTCCTAGTGTTACGATGAATGGCTGTATTTTTAAATAAGCTACTAAAAATCCTTGAACCAATCCGAAGATCACACCAAATGCTAATACCAGAATAATTGCAACGACTGCGCTCATATGCTTCACTTCCATCATCCATGCAAGCATCATACAAACAACACCGATGACGGAACCGATCGAAATATCGATTCCTCCTGTGATCAGTACAAATGTCATACCAACGGCTGCAATGATCAATCCAGCATTACTAATGAACAAGTTTAAAAACACCTGTGGGCTTGTAAAGTTTCGATCTCCGTAAAGGATCGCACCTGCAATATAGAGCACGAAGAATAATACGATCGTAACTGCAAGCAAAAATCCATTTCCTCTAAGTTTATTTTTAATTTTCTCTACCATTGCCATTATGCCACCTTCTCTCCAGCAGTTTTTGCTGCACGTTTTGCTTTAATACGATTTAAGTATTTCTTAAATTCTGGAGACTGTAATGTCACGATTATGATAACCACGATCGCTTTATAAAGTGGAAGCTGATCTCCAGTTACTTTCATTGCATATAATGTTGTAGATAATGCCTGGATCGTAATCGCTCCAATAACACTTCCTGCGACTGAGAATTTACCACCTGCAAGAGAGTTTCCTCCAAGTGCTACTGCTAAGATCGCATCTAATTCCATCAAGTTTCCTACGTTATTTGCATCAATGGATGTGATTCTTGATGTTGCGATCATTCCCGCGATTCCTGCACAAAGTCCGCAGGCTGCATATGTGATAAAGATGATCTTTGTAGAATTCAGTCCAAACAAACGACTGGCTCTTGGGTTGATACCTACACTTTCAATATACAATTTTGTTGCTGTCTTATTTAAGAATAATGTTGCTAAAATGACTACGATGATCGCTACCAAAATCGGTGTTGGAACTGGAATATGTGGCAGAAATCCTCCTAAATACTTAAAGCTGTCCACTTTGACATATAAGTTATTTCCACCTGTGATCAACTGTGCCATTCCTCGTCCTGCGGTAAATAAGATCAAGGTTGCTACCATTGGCTGGATCTTCATATTCGCAACTAAGAATCCGTTCCACATACCACATAATACAGATACCACAAGCCCAATCAGGATTGCTGCGATCCAAGGAATTGCATATGTTTCTCCACTTCCAAGAAGATAAACAGATACAGCTCCTGATAATGCCATGATCGCTCCGACAGAGATATCAGTTCCTGCACTGGATGCTACACAAAGTGTCATACCAACTGCTAAGATGATCAATTCACTGGATCGGTTGAAAATATCGACCAGATATCCATATAACACACCATTTTTAATTGAGATTTCAAAAAATGATGGGGATTTTATAAGGTTAAATAATAATACAAGTGCCAGACATACAATTGGCCAGAAGAGGCGATATGATGTCATCTTTTTTAATTTATCCATAATTATTTGTCACCTCCTGCGATTGCTTTCATTACATTTTCCTGTGATAATTCACTTTCTTCCAATTCTCCAACTTTCTCACCATCTCGTAAGATTCCCATGTGAGTCACGGTACGAAGCATTTCTTCTACTTCGGATGAAATAAATACAACAGACATTCCTTCATTTGCAAGTTTTACGACTAATTTCTGAATCTCTGTCTTTGTTCCAACATCAATACCTCTGGTTGGTTCATCAAGGATCAGGAAATCTGGTTCTGTCATCAGCCATCTTCCGAGGATTACTTTCTGCTGATTACCACCACTTAATGATTTGATCGGTGTTTCTCTGCTTGCTGTCTTAACCTGCAGCATCTTAATATACTTATCTGTCAACTCTTCCTGTTCTTTTCTGCTCATCAGTTTGAACATTCCTCGTTTTGCCTGAAGTGCCAAGATCATGTTTTCTCTTACAGAAAGATCTGCAATGATTCCTTCTACTTTACGATCTTCCGGACAATATGCCATTCCTTTATGCATTGCATCAATTGGTGCTTTGACATCTAATTTTTCTCCTTTGACATATAATTCTCCTCCATCTGGTTTATCTGCTCCATAAATCGCTCTTACAAGTTCGGAACGTCCAGATCCTAATAATCCAGATAATCCAACAACTTCTCCTTTATGGATCTTAATGTCAAATGGTTTGATCGTTCCTTTATGATAAAGACCTTTTGCTTCGATCACAACTTCGTCGCTTTGTTTCTTTGATGATGTTCCACTTCCTTTGATGTCTGCCAGATCATCAAATTCTTTTCCCATCATTGTTGCAACTAATTTAAATCTTGGAAGCTCTTCTGTCTTATATTCACCTACAAAATGTCCATTTCTAAGTACTGTGATCCTGTCACAGACTGCATAGACCTGTTCCAAAAAGTGTGTTACGAATACGATCGCTGTTCCGCGTTTCTTTAGCATATTCATAACCTTAAATAATTTCTCAACTTCTCCTTCATCAAGACTTGATGTTGGTTCATCAAGGATCAATACTTTTGACTGAATGTCAACTGCTCTTGCGATCGCCACCATCTGCTGAATCGCTACGGAATAGTTTTCCAATTCCTGTGTGGCATCAATTTCTAATTCCAGATTATCAAGGATCTTCTGTGCCTGTGTATTCATCGTCTTCCAGTCGATCCTCCCCATTTTCATTGGTTCTCTTCCGATAAAGATATTTTCTGCTACCGTTAGATTCGGACACAGGTTTACTTCCTGATAAACGGTGCTGATTCCATTGTTTCCCGCTTCTTGAGGGGATGTGTTAATAATACTTTTTCCATCCATGATGATCTCACCTGTCTCAAATTCCTCAACTCCTGTAAGAACTTTGATCAGTGTAGATTTTCCTGCACCATTTTCTCCCATTAAGGCATGAATCTCTCCTTCTCTCAATGTAAGCTGTGCATCGGACAGTGCTTTCACTCCTGGGAATGTTTTATTAATATGTCGCATGGATAGAACTGTCTTCTTTTCATCACTCATGACAATTCTCCTTTCTTTTCATGATTTTTGAGCCGATTTTAATGAAAATGCCCTGATTTTTGGCATAAAAATTACAGGATAAGTCAGATTGTCCTGACCCAGAGCCTGCAATCTTTATTTGTAGTGCGATTGTTAATAGTTACATGTGTGTACTTAAGGGGATTTTCAACAATGTTTATTAATATGCACGTTTGTTAATAACTTCTTTTGTAGTATTATCTTTTGTA
The sequence above is drawn from the Anaerostipes hadrus ATCC 29173 = JCM 17467 genome and encodes:
- a CDS encoding ABC transporter permease, yielding MDKLKKMTSYRLFWPIVCLALVLLFNLIKSPSFFEISIKNGVLYGYLVDIFNRSSELIILAVGMTLCVASSAGTDISVGAIMALSGAVSVYLLGSGETYAIPWIAAILIGLVVSVLCGMWNGFLVANMKIQPMVATLILFTAGRGMAQLITGGNNLYVKVDSFKYLGGFLPHIPVPTPILVAIIVVILATLFLNKTATKLYIESVGINPRASRLFGLNSTKIIFITYAACGLCAGIAGMIATSRITSIDANNVGNLMELDAILAVALGGNSLAGGKFSVAGSVIGAITIQALSTTLYAMKVTGDQLPLYKAIVVIIIVTLQSPEFKKYLNRIKAKRAAKTAGEKVA
- a CDS encoding LacI family DNA-binding transcriptional regulator — protein: MATIKDIAQKASVSAATVSRILNQDDTLSVTDETKQRVLKVAQELNYTKHLKNTVEKSISIGIFQWYSVFQELEDPYYQAIRVGIEKYCADHNIHVVRAFQSDCNYPDTLKDLQGLICIGKFNKSQIKSFQKLNSNTIFVDMKTPKIYCDTINLDFQQAVTEALDYLYDLGHRKIAYLGGKEVLADNSVYFEERKDTFINFCQEHSIDHKSFIYEGDYSAESGYNMTKQMIADGDLPTAIFSASDPLAIGAMRALYENGYKIPDDISIIGFDDISVASFSNPPLTTIHTPAEFMGEYAAHYILLRTKEDSLEQQTPIRLTLPCNLIVRNSCAAPRKQS
- a CDS encoding ABC transporter permease subunit encodes the protein MAMVEKIKNKLRGNGFLLAVTIVLFFVLYIAGAILYGDRNFTSPQVFLNLFISNAGLIIAAVGMTFVLITGGIDISIGSVIGVVCMMLAWMMEVKHMSAVVAIILVLAFGVIFGLVQGFLVAYLKIQPFIVTLGGMFFARGLTALISSDMISIENPTFLSLANYRIYFGFITYYNNRGVAMHPYIYLSVVIALLVVAISFVILRYTKFGRAVFAVGGNEQSALLMGLNPKVTKLKVYVLNGFLASLAGFAFCLNSCGGFVEQARGFEMDAIAAAVIGGTLLTGGVGTVVGSLFGSLIKGIIETIITFQGTLSSWWTRIVIALLLCFFVILQSVFKSIREKRLAQGNEK
- a CDS encoding sugar ABC transporter ATP-binding protein, giving the protein MSDEKKTVLSMRHINKTFPGVKALSDAQLTLREGEIHALMGENGAGKSTLIKVLTGVEEFETGEIIMDGKSIINTSPQEAGNNGISTVYQEVNLCPNLTVAENIFIGREPMKMGRIDWKTMNTQAQKILDNLELEIDATQELENYSVAIQQMVAIARAVDIQSKVLILDEPTSSLDEGEVEKLFKVMNMLKKRGTAIVFVTHFLEQVYAVCDRITVLRNGHFVGEYKTEELPRFKLVATMMGKEFDDLADIKGSGTSSKKQSDEVVIEAKGLYHKGTIKPFDIKIHKGEVVGLSGLLGSGRSELVRAIYGADKPDGGELYVKGEKLDVKAPIDAMHKGMAYCPEDRKVEGIIADLSVRENMILALQAKRGMFKLMSRKEQEELTDKYIKMLQVKTASRETPIKSLSGGNQQKVILGRWLMTEPDFLILDEPTRGIDVGTKTEIQKLVVKLANEGMSVVFISSEVEEMLRTVTHMGILRDGEKVGELEESELSQENVMKAIAGGDK
- the melB gene encoding melibiose:sodium transporter MelB; this translates as MGTTNGKVPGRVKYTFAFGALGKDLIYGMMATFAMIYFTDVLKVSPGFVGIVFFVAKLWDAFNDLFMGMIVDNTRSRFGKFVPWLVIGTLVNSVVFVVLFTDFKLTGTSLCIFVAVIYVLWGMTYTIMDIPYWSVIPNLTSDPHEREVVSVLPRIFASIGQSLVIAGFGVQIIAALGGGYIGYHRFAMIIAGTFILTIGVAVCNLKVKENNAPSEKISFKDVFSIIKKNDQLQSAVGLILLYNVGIQFIMGVAVYYFTYVCGNANMLSAFMISASIAEVVGLIIFPEVAKKLSRHTSFLLACILPFIGLALLLVVGFVCPQNIVLTAVAGVIVKTGTGLELGCATVFLSDVVDYGEYKLGTRNESVVFSLQTLIVKFTAALTSLFIGFALERTGYIPNPNAVQSALTLNSIRFLMCAIPAVSMLVAYVVYKKAYHLDDSFMKKVIQTIEERRANRNAEQY
- the galT gene encoding UDP-glucose--hexose-1-phosphate uridylyltransferase, with the translated sequence MDLQKDIKKLVTYGLDKKLIMPEDEIYTINQYLEVFRLDEYEDPDIEGEEIILPEILDRLTDTAYDRYIIKSDDIVTRDLFDTKLMGILTPKPSQVIKEFRTYYEESPKKATEFFYEFSQDTNYIRRDRVKKDMKWKVNSPYGDIDITINLSKPEKDPKAIAAAKNAKQSSYPKCQLCMENEGYAGRMNHPARQNHRIIPLTINDRKWGFQYSPYVYYNEHCIVFNGQHVPMKIDRAAFTKLFDFVKQFPHYFLGSNADLPIVGGSILTHDHFQGGHYEFAMERAEIEKEFTIPGYEDVKAGIVHWPLSVIRIQSKDEKRLIDLADHILKKWRGYTDEEAYIFAETEGEPHNTITPIARKKGDMYELDLTLRNNITTEECPLGLYHPHNEYHHIKKENIGLIEVMGLAVLPSRLKAEMEHLSQCLIKGEDIVSKEDLKKHAAWVEEIKGKYTDINKGNVMDILKEEIGQVFVKVLEDAGVYKYNEEGRKAFDRFIAVL
- a CDS encoding galactokinase codes for the protein MPNSIKKLEEAFKEGKYDQLLKDIYVDESVLAYQQERYIKALESFKDIYGEKEVEIYSAPGRSEVGGNHTDHQFGKVLATSINLDAIAIVAKRDDDVIDLKSEGYERIIVSLSSFDPAKAEKGTSQALIQGVASKLKEEGYKIGGFEAYVTSDVLNGAGMSSSAAFEVLIGNILSGLYNDMKIDPVFLAQAGQYAENVYFGKPCGLMDQMASSIGGLINIDFEDPQSPKIKKVEVDFEEYGHSLCIVDTKGSHADLTDDYAAIPYEMKKVANYFNQEALREVDKDDFYLNLPKIREILGDRAVLRAMHLFEENKRVDQQVKALEEGDFDTFKKLIKESGDSSFKYLQNVYSSHDLTNQSVSIGLAISDISLGDKGVSRVHGGGFAGTIQAFVPNDIVSMYKKNMEHVFGEGACHVLKVRPYGGMKVL
- a CDS encoding L-fucose/L-arabinose isomerase family protein translates to MNNMPKTKIGIVAVSRDCFPESLSVTRREALIKAYKEKYDPEDIYECPVCIVESEIHMVQALEDIKKAGCDALVVYLGNFGPEISETLLAKHFDGPKMFVAAAEESGDNLLDGRGDAYCGMLNASYNLKLRNIKAYIPEYPVGTAEECADMIHEFLPIARTVKALSELKIISFGPRPLNFLACNAPIKPLYDLGIEIEENSELDLFEAFNQHEGDERIPAIIKEMEEELGAGNKKPEILSKLAQYELTLKDWIRDHKGYRKYVTIAGKCWPAFQTQFGFVPCYVNSRLAAQGIPVSCEVDIYGALSEFIGTVVSQDAVTLLDINNSVPADMYNEEIKDNYDYTQKDTFMGFHCGNTAKSKLSFCEMKYQKIMARTLPEEVTQGTLEGDIAPGDITFFRLQSTADTKLRAYVAQGEILPVATRSFGSIGVFAIPEMGRFYRHVLIEKNFPHHGAVAFGHFGKTLYEVFKYIGVDVDEIGFNQPKNMLYKTENPFS
- a CDS encoding aldose epimerase family protein, coding for MMKVRMIEQRDNGVCLFELKNDEIKVITSNLGCHVLSVFTKDREGNFGDVVLGFENVEDCWHGDGSYMGAIAGRVANRIGDAKFELNGKTYELAANNGKNSLHGGIKGFNQKIFKYELLEDGIRFIYLSPDMEEGYPGNLYLKVVYRLCDNTLKMEYEAVSDQDTLINITNHSYFNLSAGKDKIYHHQLKVKADEIACVDENCLANGTFLKIENTPFDFKEFHEIGERINDDHEQLKLAGGYDHSFMVKDEDDQLVLYDKETGRKMTMTTTLPCIQVYTGNFLSGGCNGKGGKPYENRDGVALEAQFLPNSIHIEKEPKVILRKGEEYEAVTTYRFEVE